One Paraburkholderia aromaticivorans genomic region harbors:
- a CDS encoding ABC transporter ATP-binding protein — MNGPPPSSFPAFDVSKSDRTDALTIVGLTVTYRMRGRDREVLQDISFRVRRGEAYGLVGESGCGKSTVAMAALRYLPRNGKVKAGKIIIAGEDVQKLNADALRNMRANAISMVYQDPGRALNPSLTIARQVSEAFEAAGVARDEALRRTHEMLQRVRIAAPERVMESYPHQLSGGMQQRVVIAMALASNPALLILDEPTTGLDATVEAEVLDLVAQLRKELGTAVLFISHNLAVIGRMCERVGVLYAGKLVEEGATQDVFTRPRHPYTVGLLRCLPTAGRSKDSERLDTIAGSLPLPGSVTQGCIYADRCRLADDRCRREAPPPYRVSAARGDQMSRCHYHERAIELPRASAEALPERNGASVDGKPPALVLRAEKLSKTFHVSGAPLRAVDNVSIDLASGETLGLVGESGSGKTTLAKLMLGLLTPDAGSVLELDGEPLAARVTRRNTEQVKSLQIVFQNPDSALNRAHSVKRLIGRALSRLTALRGPAIDERLATLTAAVRLPERYLGSRTRQLSGGLKQRVAIARAFAGEPRVVVCDEPTSALDVSVQAAILNLLADLQRERGVSYVFISHDLHVVRYLSDRIAVLYLGKLLEIGPAAAVFEGPHHPYTEALLSSVPTLDGHGGATRIRLSGDLPSAASPPSGCVFHTRCPRKLGAICEQQDPPFVDAGEGKTATPSVHRIRCHIPVDELRALQTASRDDAGKVAGKVLGDGSENASENAGRDE, encoded by the coding sequence ATGAACGGCCCGCCGCCCTCCTCGTTCCCCGCCTTCGACGTTTCGAAGAGCGATCGCACGGACGCGCTGACCATCGTCGGCCTGACGGTCACGTACCGCATGCGCGGACGCGATCGCGAAGTGCTGCAGGACATTTCGTTTCGCGTGCGGCGCGGCGAAGCGTACGGTCTGGTCGGCGAGTCCGGCTGCGGCAAGTCGACGGTCGCGATGGCGGCGCTGCGCTATCTGCCGCGCAACGGCAAGGTGAAGGCCGGCAAGATCATCATCGCCGGCGAGGACGTGCAGAAGCTCAACGCCGACGCGTTGCGCAACATGCGCGCGAATGCGATTTCGATGGTCTATCAGGATCCGGGGCGCGCGCTGAATCCGTCGCTGACGATCGCGCGGCAAGTCTCCGAAGCGTTCGAAGCCGCCGGTGTCGCGCGCGACGAAGCCTTGCGGCGTACGCACGAGATGCTGCAACGTGTACGCATCGCCGCGCCTGAACGGGTGATGGAGAGTTATCCGCATCAGCTATCGGGCGGCATGCAACAGCGCGTGGTGATCGCCATGGCGCTCGCCTCGAACCCCGCGCTGCTGATTCTCGACGAACCGACTACCGGGCTCGATGCGACCGTCGAAGCGGAAGTACTCGACCTCGTCGCGCAGTTGCGCAAGGAACTCGGCACGGCCGTGCTCTTCATCAGCCACAACCTCGCGGTGATCGGGCGGATGTGCGAGCGCGTCGGCGTGCTTTACGCGGGCAAACTGGTCGAGGAAGGCGCGACGCAAGATGTGTTCACGCGGCCGCGTCATCCCTATACCGTCGGACTGCTGCGCTGTTTGCCTACGGCCGGGCGCAGCAAGGACAGCGAGCGGCTCGACACGATCGCCGGCAGTCTGCCGTTGCCGGGGTCGGTCACGCAGGGCTGCATCTATGCGGACCGTTGCCGTCTCGCCGATGACCGCTGCCGCCGTGAAGCGCCGCCGCCGTATCGCGTGAGTGCCGCGCGCGGCGATCAGATGTCGCGCTGCCATTACCACGAACGCGCGATCGAATTGCCGCGTGCGAGCGCGGAAGCTTTGCCCGAGCGCAATGGTGCGTCGGTCGACGGCAAGCCCCCTGCTCTCGTGTTGCGTGCAGAAAAACTCTCGAAGACATTTCACGTGTCCGGCGCTCCGCTGCGCGCGGTCGACAATGTCTCAATCGATTTGGCCAGCGGCGAAACGCTTGGCCTCGTCGGCGAATCGGGCAGTGGCAAGACGACGCTCGCCAAGCTGATGCTCGGCCTGCTTACGCCGGATGCGGGCAGCGTGCTCGAACTCGACGGCGAGCCACTCGCCGCGCGCGTCACGCGGCGCAACACCGAGCAGGTCAAGTCGCTGCAGATCGTCTTTCAGAATCCGGACTCCGCGCTCAACCGGGCGCATTCGGTGAAACGGCTGATCGGCCGCGCGCTGTCGCGTCTCACTGCGTTGCGCGGGCCGGCCATCGACGAACGGCTTGCCACGTTGACGGCCGCCGTGCGCTTACCGGAGCGCTATCTCGGCTCGCGCACGCGGCAATTGTCCGGCGGGCTCAAACAGCGTGTGGCGATTGCCCGCGCGTTTGCCGGCGAGCCGCGCGTGGTGGTCTGCGACGAACCGACTTCCGCGCTCGACGTCTCCGTGCAGGCCGCGATCCTGAACCTGCTCGCCGATCTGCAACGCGAGCGCGGCGTCAGTTACGTTTTCATCTCGCACGATCTTCACGTTGTGCGCTATCTATCGGATCGTATCGCGGTGCTGTATCTGGGCAAGCTGCTGGAAATCGGACCGGCAGCGGCCGTGTTCGAAGGACCGCATCATCCTTATACGGAAGCGTTGCTGTCTTCGGTGCCGACACTCGATGGTCACGGTGGCGCGACCCGTATCCGCCTGTCCGGCGATTTGCCGAGCGCGGCATCGCCGCCGTCCGGCTGCGTGTTTCACACACGCTGCCCGCGCAAGCTCGGCGCGATCTGCGAGCAGCAGGACCCGCCGTTCGTCGATGCCGGCGAAGGCAAGACGGCAACGCCGTCTGTGCATCGAATCCGCTGCCACATCCCCGTCGACGAATTGCGCGCGCTGCAAACTGCTTCGCGCGACGATGCGGGAAAAGTCGCGGGCAAGGTCCTTGGCGACGGATCGGAAAACGCGTCCGAGAACGCGGGGCGTGACGAGTAA
- a CDS encoding Rap1a/Tai family immunity protein: protein MQRNVPHSAARAATGLLIAAALSLASLAHAQTPAQTQTAQTAQAAQPLSPTLSQAAPPVDPTFSAYSLAQTCKQKTDNVAQGQCVGAIRGIIHGYQYGVLFLGQRTALPANETQRVSLCLRNVQVSSIVDEFVADAAQVNEDSLKHTPAEVAVLGSVHMHHSCN from the coding sequence ATGCAACGAAACGTCCCCCACTCCGCGGCACGCGCGGCCACCGGCCTGTTGATTGCCGCCGCGCTCAGCCTCGCATCGCTCGCTCATGCGCAAACACCGGCGCAAACGCAAACGGCACAGACGGCACAAGCGGCACAGCCGCTCTCGCCAACGCTGTCGCAAGCCGCCCCGCCGGTCGATCCCACCTTCTCCGCCTATTCGCTCGCGCAGACCTGCAAGCAGAAAACCGACAACGTCGCGCAAGGTCAATGCGTCGGCGCGATTCGCGGCATCATTCACGGCTATCAATACGGCGTGCTGTTCCTCGGTCAGCGCACCGCGTTGCCCGCCAATGAAACGCAGCGCGTGTCGCTGTGCCTGCGCAATGTGCAGGTGTCGTCGATCGTCGACGAATTCGTCGCGGACGCCGCCCAGGTCAACGAGGATTCGCTCAAGCACACCCCCGCGGAAGTCGCGGTGCTCGGCTCCGTTCACATGCACC